In a single window of the Terriglobus roseus genome:
- a CDS encoding energy transducer TonB, whose protein sequence is MANEQAQLERTRASAAPPAERVSTTPSQRELAFKTFGVLDAGEQSKSSVVTSLVINGLILLIVIAVSLTAKKIVKTATLTTLTAPIPIKKEAPPKPPPPPKLPKPPIVKVTPPNIPDIPKIEVPEPPKIQPVIMKASPVPVITPPAPKAVTPPPAPRPVAIQLAQAASVPNNDAHPSPVRLGSMTNPINNTSGPAVSPVNLGRSGAPGMPAGNSGMGAPSKIAIGGSGSPNGQMGGHDNAVQPIRGISTGVTGGTGPLSARPVGAIAIAKATPPPSIQQPQASVAPAKTSPKVLFKPKPTYTEEARKLHLEGNVSVKIHVSAAGAVSVVGVQSGLGHGLDEAAVHAVQSMRFQPAMANGQPTDWEGVVSVSFQLAD, encoded by the coding sequence ATGGCAAATGAGCAGGCCCAACTGGAGCGTACCCGTGCCTCTGCTGCACCACCGGCGGAACGAGTCTCCACCACTCCGTCACAGCGGGAACTGGCATTCAAAACCTTTGGCGTTCTCGACGCCGGGGAACAGAGCAAGAGCTCTGTCGTCACATCCCTGGTCATCAATGGCCTGATCCTGTTGATCGTTATTGCGGTGAGCCTGACAGCGAAAAAGATCGTGAAGACGGCGACCTTGACGACGCTGACGGCCCCCATCCCGATCAAGAAGGAGGCACCGCCGAAGCCACCGCCGCCGCCGAAGCTGCCCAAGCCTCCGATCGTAAAGGTGACGCCGCCCAATATCCCGGATATCCCGAAGATTGAAGTTCCGGAGCCGCCGAAGATCCAGCCGGTCATCATGAAGGCATCCCCGGTGCCAGTCATTACACCCCCCGCCCCTAAGGCTGTCACTCCCCCACCCGCACCCCGACCGGTTGCCATTCAACTGGCGCAGGCCGCTTCGGTTCCGAATAACGATGCGCATCCGTCGCCGGTTCGTCTCGGCAGCATGACGAATCCGATCAACAACACCTCTGGTCCCGCCGTATCTCCGGTCAACCTGGGCCGCAGCGGCGCGCCGGGAATGCCAGCCGGCAACAGCGGCATGGGAGCGCCGTCGAAGATTGCGATTGGCGGCTCTGGATCGCCGAACGGTCAGATGGGTGGCCATGACAACGCGGTCCAGCCGATCCGGGGCATTTCCACCGGCGTGACCGGCGGAACCGGTCCCCTGTCAGCCCGGCCCGTTGGCGCCATTGCGATTGCAAAGGCGACGCCTCCACCTTCCATCCAGCAGCCGCAAGCTTCTGTGGCGCCGGCCAAGACTTCACCTAAGGTGCTGTTCAAGCCGAAGCCCACCTATACGGAAGAGGCGCGTAAGCTTCATCTGGAAGGCAATGTTTCGGTGAAGATCCACGTCTCCGCTGCAGGAGCCGTGTCGGTCGTGGGCGTGCAGAGCGGTCTGGGACATGGTCTGGATGAGGCGGCGGTACACGCCGTGCAGAGCATGCGCTTCCAGCCTGCCATGGCAAACGGTCAGCCTACGGACTGGGAAGGCGTTGTAAGCGTCAGCTTCCAACTTGCTGATTAA
- a CDS encoding DUF421 domain-containing protein: MLHDMLHIPIPLLEKILRPIIVYIALILLLRVFGKRELAQLNPMDLVVLLSLSNTVQNAIIGDDNSLSGGIVGAIALLAANYILNRILFRMPKLNDLLQGTETVLIRDGMLDEKAMRDEILTREELVGVLHKQGIRGLGDVEEATLEPSGTFYVEAKKDSFPRTRHEEILSKIEELMQEVKKLQQADAAR, from the coding sequence ATGCTGCATGACATGCTTCACATCCCGATTCCGCTGCTGGAGAAAATCCTCCGGCCCATCATCGTCTACATTGCGTTGATCCTTCTTCTCCGCGTCTTTGGCAAGCGTGAGCTGGCGCAGCTGAATCCGATGGATCTCGTCGTCCTTCTGTCTCTGTCGAACACGGTGCAGAATGCGATCATCGGCGACGACAACTCCCTCAGCGGCGGCATTGTGGGCGCGATTGCACTGCTGGCGGCGAACTACATCCTCAACCGAATCCTCTTCAGAATGCCGAAACTGAACGACCTGCTGCAGGGCACGGAGACGGTCCTGATCCGCGACGGCATGCTGGACGAGAAGGCGATGCGCGACGAGATCCTGACGAGGGAAGAGCTCGTCGGCGTTTTGCACAAGCAGGGCATCCGTGGTTTGGGAGATGTAGAGGAAGCGACCCTTGAGCCAAGCGGCACGTTCTACGTGGAAGCGAAGAAGGACAGCTTTCCACGAACGCGTCACGAGGAAATCCTCAGCAAGATCGAGGAACTGATGCAGGAAGTGAAGAAGTTGCAGCAGGCAGACGCCGCCCGCTAG
- the galE gene encoding UDP-glucose 4-epimerase GalE: MNYLVTGGAGYIGGTVSRLLLQLGHTVTVYDNLCHSNRTAIPADATFVQGDLVQRDLLTDVLSQGNFDGVFHFAALIEAGESMKRPDLYFRNNTAGTLSLLECMQATGSTRLVFSSTAACYGEPKRTPIEEDDDLLPTNPYGESKLLSEYMMRWFGSQMGLRYAILRYFNVAGAVEGYGEAHEPESHLIPLILDTALGLRDSIRIYGRDYPTPDGTCIRDYIHVQDLAEAHLLAMGSLDRQEKATYNIGNGTGFSVLEVIESARRVTGLPIPVLEEPRRPGDPAVLVASSARITRELGWKPKFADLDSIIASAWQWHQQLRAK, from the coding sequence ATGAATTATCTCGTTACCGGCGGTGCCGGTTATATCGGCGGAACCGTCTCCCGGCTGCTGCTTCAGCTTGGACACACTGTTACTGTGTACGACAACCTCTGTCACAGCAATCGCACAGCCATCCCGGCCGATGCAACTTTCGTGCAAGGTGACCTCGTACAACGCGACCTCCTTACCGATGTGCTGTCGCAAGGCAACTTTGACGGCGTCTTTCATTTCGCCGCTTTGATCGAAGCTGGCGAGAGTATGAAGAGGCCGGACCTGTATTTCCGGAACAACACCGCGGGTACGCTGTCCCTGTTGGAATGCATGCAGGCGACTGGTTCCACGCGCCTGGTCTTCTCCTCCACGGCAGCTTGTTACGGCGAACCCAAACGCACTCCCATTGAAGAAGATGACGACCTGCTTCCCACGAACCCCTACGGGGAGAGCAAGTTGCTGTCGGAATATATGATGCGCTGGTTTGGCAGCCAGATGGGTCTTCGTTACGCCATACTTCGTTACTTCAACGTCGCCGGCGCCGTTGAAGGCTACGGCGAAGCGCACGAGCCGGAATCGCACCTGATTCCGCTTATTCTGGACACGGCGCTGGGCCTGCGGGATAGCATTCGGATCTACGGCAGGGACTACCCGACGCCCGACGGCACCTGCATTCGTGATTACATCCATGTGCAGGATCTGGCGGAGGCGCACCTGCTGGCGATGGGGTCGCTCGATCGTCAGGAAAAGGCCACCTACAACATCGGAAATGGCACCGGTTTCAGCGTTCTGGAGGTCATCGAGAGCGCCCGGCGCGTTACGGGTCTGCCAATTCCCGTTCTGGAAGAGCCTCGTCGTCCCGGTGACCCCGCCGTCCTGGTCGCCAGCTCAGCCCGCATCACGCGCGAACTCGGCTGGAAGCCAAAATTCGCAGATCTGGACAGCATCATCGCCAGCGCCTGGCAGTGGCACCAGCAACTACGAGCAAAGTGA